From the Manis javanica isolate MJ-LG chromosome 11, MJ_LKY, whole genome shotgun sequence genome, one window contains:
- the LOC108404303 gene encoding olfactory receptor 5P1-like, translating into MEVVNRTTVTEFIILGLTEDATLCVIFFVIFLGVYVVTLAGNISIITLICSCSQLHTPMYLFLSHLAFVDIGYSTSVTPVMLIGFLGHGVALPLAGCEAQLCSVVMFGTAECFLLAAMAYDRYVAICLPLLYPTHMSPRVCILLVEASYLGGCVNAGTFISCLLSLSFCGPNQVDHFFCDFSPLLKLSCSDISIIEIIPSISSGTIIVVTVFVIALSYICILFAILKMHSTEGRHKAFSTCTSHLTAVTLYYGTITFIYVMPKSSYSTGQNRVVSLFYTVVIPMLNPLIYSLRNRDVKEALRKATVRIYS; encoded by the coding sequence ATGGAAGTTGTAAATCGCACCACTGTGACAGAGTTCATCATTTTGGGGTTAACAGAGGATGCTACACTTTGTGTCATCTTCTTCGTGATATTTCTAGGAGTCTACGTTGTCACCTTAGCAGGCAATATCAGCATAATCACATTAATATGCAGCTGTTCCCAGCTTCACACCCCCATGTACCTCTTCCTCAGCCACCTGGCCTTTGTGGACATTGGGTACTCCACATCAGTCACACCTGTCATGCTCATAGGGTTCCTTGGGCATGGTGTGGCCCTCCCTCTTGCTGGTTGTGAAGCCCAGCTCTGCTCTGTGGTCATGTTTGGGACAGCTGAGTGCTTTCTGCTGGCtgccatggcctatgaccgctatgtggccatctgcttgCCCTTGCTGTACCCCACCCACATGTCCCCCAGAGTCTGTATCCTCTTGGTGGAGGCTTCCTACCTGGGTGGGTGTGTGAATGCCGGGACATTTATCAGTTGTTTATTGAGTCTGTCTTTCTGTGGGCCAAATCAAGTAGACCACTTTTTCTGTGATTTCTCCCCTTTGTTGAAACTTTCCTGCTCAGATATCTCCATTATTGAAATCATCCCTTCCATCTCATCTGGAACCATCATTGTGGTTACAGTATTTGTCATAGCTCTTTCTTACATCTGCATCCTCTTCGCTATCCTGAAGATGCACTCCACTGAAGGGCGCcacaaggccttctccacctgcacCTCTCACCTCACTGCAGTTACCCTCTACTACGGAACTATTACCTTCATTTATGTCATGCCAAAATCCAGCTATTCAACTGGCCAGAACAGAGTGGTGTCTCTGTTCTACACAGTGGTGATTCCCATGCTGAATCCCCTCATctacagtctgaggaacagaGATGTGAAGGAGGCGCTGAGAAAGGCAACTGTCAGAATATATTCTTAG